One window of Schistocerca cancellata isolate TAMUIC-IGC-003103 chromosome 9, iqSchCanc2.1, whole genome shotgun sequence genomic DNA carries:
- the LOC126100593 gene encoding uncharacterized protein LOC126100593, with protein MFKLAALALLVVAAASAVPVMVEEHSSQMDPGTGAAVTSTVMQQRSGGNFAYAVHESRQYPGPLVPAPLVPAVQAPVVPLQVPGLQYALPQAIVPGAAAPAVIAAPYGHLPVQKI; from the coding sequence CTCGCCGCCCTCGCGCTGCTGGTGGTGGCCGCCGCCTCGGCGGTGCCGGTCATGGTGGAGGAGCACTCGTCGCAGATGGACCCGGGCACGGGCGCGGCCGTGACGTCGACGGTGATGCAGCAGCGCTCCGGCGGCAACTTCGCGTACGCGGTGCACGAGTCGCGGCAGTACCCTGGCCCGCTGGTGCCCGCGCCCCTCGTGCCCGCCGTGCAGGCGCCCGTCGTGCCGCTGCAGGTGCCCGGCCTGCAGTACGCGCTGCCGCAGGCCATCGTGCCCGGTGCCGCCGCCCCCGCTGTCATCGCCGCCCCGTACGGACACCTGCCCGTCCAGAAGATCTAG